A window from Cryptomeria japonica chromosome 1, Sugi_1.0, whole genome shotgun sequence encodes these proteins:
- the LOC131857430 gene encoding uncharacterized protein LOC131857430 has translation MALDRRWIQNWKLPDSFLRYDNSKKMERLNTKWPPTPPHWLKLNFDGVARSGFATGGGIIRDSLGNLVLAYVGNFDSVSSNMAKALALFGGLKLALSTKARKLIIEGDSKVIIEATKGASGICWRIKNVIKDIWSMIVWLEDFKIQHIFREGNGVAKSLAETGLEIKGIRCWKHLGSLTDKQKDLIGTDQIASINNEVSTSFFQ, from the coding sequence ATGGCTCTAGACCGGAGGTGGATTCAAAATTGGAAGTTGCCAGACAGCTTCCTTAGATATGACAATTCAAAAAAGATGGAGAGGCTTAATACCAAATGGCCACCCACCCCCCCCCATTGgctcaagctcaattttgatggtgttgctCGTAGTGGTTTTGCGACAGGGGGTGGAATTATTAGAGATAGTCTGGGTAACCTGGTCTTGGCCTATGTTGGGAATTTTGACTCTGTTTCGAGCAACATGGCGAAGGCTCTTGCTCTTTTTGGGGGGTTGAAGCTGGCCCTGAGCACCAAAGCCAGGAAATTGattattgaaggggattctaaaGTGATTATTGAGGCTACTAAAGGCGCCTCAGGGATCTGCTGGAGAATCAAAAATGTTATCAAAGACATCTGGTCAATGATCGTCTGGCTGGAAGATTTTAAAATTCAGCATATCTTCAGAGAGGGGAATGGGGTGGCGAAATCTCTGGCTGAGACAGGGCTAGAGATAAAAGGAATTAGGTGTTGGAAGCACCTAGGCTCTCTTACTGACAAGCAGAAGGACCTTATTGGGACTGATCAAATTGCCTCTATCAACAATGAAGTGTCAACTTCCTTTTTCCAATAG